The genomic interval GTTTCGGAAGCGTCGTCTGTAGCCTGCGTAGTCGGAGAGTTCATGGAAATTGTCGGTGTTAATTTGCCCCCAACGCTCAGTCACTGCATTAGTCACCTCAGGCTGCAACTCGCGGTCATCAAGACGAATGTAGCGTTCACTGTCGAGTTGTGGCTGTAAACCGGGTCCGAGATGCTCTGAGAAAAGTCGTCGCATCTGTCCAATCGGTGCCTCATTGATGCCCTTGGCGTTCATAATATCATAGAGGATACTGATATAGAGTGGCACGACGGGGATCGCCGCGGAGGCTTGCGTAACAACGGCTTTGTTAACAGAGATATAGGCGTTGCCACCGAATTGATCCGCGAGTTGCTCGTCAAGCGCGTCTACTCGCGCCTTGAGATCGTCCTTTGCTCTACCGATAGTCCCGTCTCGGTAGATGGGCCAAGTCAAGGAGCTCCCGATATAGGTATAGGCAACAACTGTGACCTCTGGCGCGAGCAGCTCAGCGTCCGCCAATGCCTCAATCCACATCTCCAAGTCTTCACCACCCATCACGGCGATTGTGTCATCAATCTCCTGTTCACTTGCGGGATCAATCGTAACAGGAGTGATTACCTCCTGACTCAAATCAACAGTTTTTCCCGTATAGGGCGCGCCGATGGGTTTGAGTTCGGATTGATGTGAGACCCCGGTGTTTGGGTGTATTCGACGG from Candidatus Poribacteria bacterium carries:
- a CDS encoding trans-2-enoyl-CoA reductase family protein, which encodes MAVQIVKPRIRGFICTNAHPVGCQANILSQIDEIKEGIPYKETGMNALVIGASTGYGLASRIALTYAYGAKTLGLLYERPPDDRRTASAGYYNTAAFHQQATADGFFADSLNGDAFSNEMKVETINRLKANFGKIDILVYSIAAPRRIHPNTGVSHQSELKPIGAPYTGKTVDLSQEVITPVTIDPASEQEIDDTIAVMGGEDLEMWIEALADAELLAPEVTVVAYTYIGSSLTWPIYRDGTIGRAKDDLKARVDALDEQLADQFGGNAYISVNKAVVTQASAAIPVVPLYISILYDIMNAKGINEAPIGQMRRLFSEHLGPGLQPQLDSERYIRLDDRELQPEVTNAVTERWGQINTDNFHELSDYAGYRRRFRNLFGFEVEGVDYDEAVETELTF